A single genomic interval of Burkholderia sp. HI2500 harbors:
- a CDS encoding alpha/beta hydrolase family protein, which produces MTSEPIEFSAADGYALHGTLWSPDAPPRALVLIHPATAVPERLYAGFARFLTERGFAALTYNYRGIGASRPARLGALKARMRDWMELDVGAATAWARQAYEELPLLAVGHSVGGHAIGLSAATPHLRAAVLVAAHAGSTRLITQAAERLKVRLILRVLGPLMSALLGYVPGKRLGLGEDMPAGVFREWSRWTTLPHYFFDDPTLGAAERYAKQQLPILALGFDDDPWANPPAIGLLVSYLTRAAVERRQIDPHAAGSGPVGHMGFFRSRPGTVLWPDVADWLAQALDSPRTAGRPSLSIAAGNPA; this is translated from the coding sequence ATGACCTCCGAGCCCATCGAGTTTTCCGCCGCCGACGGCTACGCGCTGCACGGCACGCTGTGGTCGCCGGACGCGCCGCCGCGCGCGCTGGTGCTGATCCATCCGGCAACGGCCGTGCCGGAGCGGCTGTATGCGGGCTTCGCGCGCTTCCTGACCGAACGCGGCTTCGCGGCGCTCACCTACAACTATCGCGGCATCGGCGCGTCTCGCCCCGCGCGCCTGGGTGCGTTGAAGGCCCGCATGCGCGACTGGATGGAACTCGACGTGGGCGCCGCGACCGCGTGGGCGCGGCAGGCGTACGAAGAATTGCCGCTGCTGGCGGTCGGCCATAGCGTCGGCGGGCACGCGATCGGGCTGTCCGCCGCGACGCCGCACCTGCGTGCGGCCGTGCTGGTCGCCGCGCATGCGGGCAGCACGCGGCTGATCACGCAGGCGGCCGAACGCCTGAAGGTGCGGCTGATCCTGCGCGTGCTCGGCCCGCTGATGTCGGCGCTGCTCGGCTACGTGCCCGGCAAGCGGCTCGGGCTCGGCGAGGACATGCCGGCCGGCGTGTTCCGCGAATGGAGCCGCTGGACCACGCTGCCGCACTATTTCTTCGACGATCCGACACTCGGCGCGGCCGAGCGTTACGCGAAACAGCAGTTGCCGATCCTCGCGCTCGGCTTCGACGACGACCCATGGGCGAACCCGCCGGCGATCGGGCTGCTGGTAAGCTATCTGACCCGCGCGGCGGTCGAACGCCGCCAGATCGATCCGCACGCGGCGGGCAGCGGCCCGGTCGGGCACATGGGCTTCTTCCGCAGCCGCCCCGGCACCGTGCTGTGGCCCGACGTGGCCGACTGGCTCGCGCAGGCGCTCGACTCGCCGCGAACCGCGGGCCGCCCCTCCCTTTCCATTGCAGCCGGGAACCCAGCTTGA
- a CDS encoding ABC transporter substrate-binding protein: MLSRIVTALLLALAAQPGMAKDTVTLRVGEQNYFNIQASMEASGVLKDLPYTIEWKHFQAAAPVAESLNGNAIDVGFLGDSALLTLAARGAPVKVVAVSRQSLDGVAILVPKNSPVRTVADLQGKTIAVWRGAWSQQLVLRALEHAGLRADSVKYAYLMPIDATNALANGSVDAVSLWEPFVSTLALRQGARPVTTAQGLMPALSFVAANEQAASGKRAEITDFLRRVVAARQWVDNHPREYADLWAKRAKLEPDVAYRWLNNAKQRVGPVDETAAKDAQNTADFLYKAGVIPAAYDTSKLLDRSYAGAFAAPAQKTAAAQ, from the coding sequence TTGTTGAGTCGAATCGTCACGGCACTCTTGCTGGCGCTGGCCGCGCAGCCGGGCATGGCCAAGGACACCGTCACGCTGCGCGTCGGTGAACAGAACTACTTCAACATCCAGGCGTCGATGGAGGCGTCCGGCGTGCTGAAGGACCTGCCTTACACGATCGAGTGGAAGCATTTCCAGGCCGCGGCGCCCGTCGCCGAATCGCTGAACGGCAATGCGATCGACGTCGGCTTTCTCGGCGATTCCGCGCTGCTCACGCTGGCCGCGCGCGGCGCGCCGGTGAAGGTGGTCGCCGTGTCGCGGCAGAGCCTCGACGGCGTCGCGATTCTCGTGCCGAAGAATTCGCCGGTGCGCACCGTGGCCGACCTGCAGGGCAAGACCATCGCCGTATGGCGCGGCGCGTGGAGCCAGCAGCTCGTGCTGCGCGCGCTCGAACACGCGGGCTTGCGCGCCGATTCGGTCAAGTACGCGTACCTGATGCCGATCGATGCGACCAACGCGCTCGCGAACGGCTCGGTCGACGCCGTGTCGCTGTGGGAGCCGTTCGTCAGCACGCTCGCGTTGCGGCAGGGCGCACGGCCCGTGACGACCGCGCAGGGGCTGATGCCGGCGCTGAGCTTCGTCGCCGCGAACGAGCAGGCTGCCTCGGGCAAGCGCGCCGAGATCACCGATTTCCTGCGGCGCGTCGTCGCCGCGCGCCAGTGGGTCGACAACCATCCGCGCGAGTACGCGGATCTGTGGGCGAAGCGCGCGAAGCTCGAACCCGATGTCGCGTACCGCTGGCTCAACAACGCGAAGCAGCGCGTCGGCCCGGTCGACGAGACGGCCGCGAAGGACGCGCAGAACACGGCCGACTTCCTGTACAAGGCCGGCGTGATTCCGGCCGCGTACGACACGTCGAAGCTGCTGGACCGCTCGTATGCGGGCGCGTTCGCGGCGCCGGCGCAGAAGACGGCCGCCGCGCAGTAA
- a CDS encoding MarR family winged helix-turn-helix transcriptional regulator: protein MSEDRRLFFMLNIGQRRVQRWIDRKAETETRASAAQAGALFCLARQDGALIGEVGAALQLAPSAMTGLADRMAKAGLITRHADSDDGRATRLYLTDAGHAALKRARVLLRELNGKLCDGFSDDELDVVARWLHALQERFPAER from the coding sequence TTGAGCGAAGACCGACGACTGTTTTTCATGTTGAACATCGGCCAGCGGCGCGTGCAGCGCTGGATCGACCGCAAGGCGGAGACCGAGACGCGCGCGAGCGCCGCGCAGGCCGGCGCGCTGTTCTGTCTCGCGAGACAGGATGGCGCGCTGATCGGTGAAGTCGGCGCCGCGCTGCAGCTCGCGCCGTCGGCGATGACGGGGCTCGCCGATCGGATGGCGAAAGCCGGCCTCATTACGCGTCACGCCGATTCGGACGACGGCCGCGCGACGCGCCTGTACCTGACCGACGCAGGCCACGCCGCGCTCAAGCGTGCGCGCGTGCTGCTGCGCGAACTCAACGGCAAGCTGTGCGACGGGTTTTCCGACGACGAACTCGATGTCGTCGCGCGCTGGCTGCATGCGTTGCAGGAGCGGTTTCCGGCGGAGCGCTGA